The genomic stretch tcaacccacaacaagagctagaaCTTGTACGATATATAGAGAGTCTCTCAAAACGAGGGCTACCGCCTACGAGAGAGATGATCAAAAATTTTGCCTCTGAGGTCGCTCATCAGCCGCTGGGCGAGGCATGGATTACCCGTTTTGTCCACCGACACGACgtccatctcatctcaaaaTGAACCTCCGGTCTCGATCGTACACGCGTTCTGGCCGACTCTGAGGTCAAATATAGACTCTACTTTGAGCTGCTACACGGGAAGATGGAGGAGTACAATATTGAGCCAGGAAACACCtataatatggatgagaagggcttcttgaTGGGCCTCATTGGGAGAAGCAAAAGGATCTTTTCCCGGCGTCAATGGGATAAGAAAGAGGTTAGAGCACCTCTTCAAGATGGATCACGTGAGTTTTTGACGCTCCTGGCCTGTTGTTGCGCAGATGGGAGCTTCTTACCGCCCAGCCTTATCTACGCTGCTGAAAACGGTGCCCTACGATCATCTTGGGTGGATGATATAAACGTAAAGAAACACTAGGTTTTTGTAACCTCAACACTAACAGGATGGAGCAATAATGACGTCGGTTTGGCCTGGCTTGAGCAGGTATTTGATCGCCACACGAAGCAGAAAGCTCGCCGCGGGAGAAACTACCGATTACTCATCCTAGATGGCCATGGGAGCCATATAACAATGGCTTTTATAGACTACTGCGATCGCAATCGTATACTCCTCATGGTGTTTCCACCTCATTCAACCCACACACTGCAACCGCTCGACGTCGTACTTTTCAAGCCGCTCTCACAGGCCTATACCCAACGCCTCACCACCTATCTCCATGAGGCTCAAGAGCTCATCTCCATCGCCAGAGGTGACTTTTTTGGTCTGTTTTGGGACGCCTGGGTGTCTGTTTTCAGCAGGGAAACGCTCATCTCAAAGGCGTTTGAAACAACAGGAATATGGCCAAAAGACCCCAACGTCGTGCTTAAAAGGTTCACCCGAACGCCCGAACGATCACCCAGCTCATCAAGGCTCTCACCATCTGATTGGCTACAAATGGAGCGTTTAGTACGAGCTGCAGTGAAGGATACCCGCCAGGACGAGGCCAAAAAGTTGAGCCTTACCCTTCATCAAGTCTCTGTCCAAAACCAGCTTTTGCAGCATGAAAACAGGGGTCTACATAAGGCTCTACAACACCAAAAGAAGTACAAAAAGAAGGGCAAAGCccttgaccttcaacagcgtCAAGAGTACCATGGTGGAGCTatcttctggtctcctcgaAAGGTTAGAGAGGCCCGTGCAAGGGAGAAGGTCAGGGCTGACGATGAGAtggaggagaaactccaaaaagctCGTCGTAAGGAGTCACGTGAGGCTGCTAAAGTCCAGCGTCAAATTGAGCTAGAGGACAGGCGTGCAGAACGAGAGAGACTCAAGGTGGTgagggagaaggagaaggctGAGAAACAGGCTGAACGCGAGCGTCAGAAACAGCAGCGCAACGCTGAGAAAGCTATACAATTGTCCTAAAGAGGTAAGCGCAAAGCCTCACAAGCAGTCTCCTCTAAGGAGAAGCGTCAGAAACGTTCTGGTAGTGATGCAGCTGCTGGGCAAGCTGTTGCGCGctctccatctcctccaccaAAGGTGACGTCACGGGGACGCAACGTCAAGCTTCCAAGTAAATTCAAATAGTAAAAAATGATCGCAAGGTCTTGTTTACTAAACCACCAAGAAAGTTCGCGATAATAGCTATTGTACGTGTTATTATAGCCTCATCTTTGTGATCTCAGAAATGGTGTTCCgcgcgcatcacgcgcacgggCATGTTAGTCCATAGCCAAGTTGCGCAGCATCGCATGCAACAGACACACATATCTTGTGCTTGTTGTCTCATACTGTAGTCTATCATAGTTAATGTTTAATGCAGAATTGATTAGGTTTCTAGTTAGTACCTACGCAAAGAGTTACTCTACTATAGGATCTTCGCCGGTGTTACTCGGTTTCTCTGCACCAAGAAGCTTGTTTCTAACGAGTTTTAGGTATCGCGCTTATTCTAGGTTACTCTAAGTTTCAAGGGACGTAAGAAGACACCTTTACACTCTTCTCCTCACTAGATTTATACTTTGTAATAGAAATAATCAGTAGAATATTTATATAAACAAGTAGAGTTAGAACTACTTTTCTACTTCGATTTTCGAAGTAAAAAAAAGGTAGCATAGTGTCGgaacatgcgcgtacagccagcccggcgagtttttccgggccggaagcttggaccactagttagaccaagcttcccgcttagctcgcaaccgtacatatggagatctctccatccagctcttgctcactactaatcaaatactatacactttgttcgttgcaacgactgctagtattcgacacctttgccgtgtcaacacATAGCTTATTTGTTTAGTCTGTGCACTTGATTACTAAGCTCATCAAACCGCGGTCCGCCCTCGCGGTGAGTTAAGCCGCGCTGCTGCCGCCGCACAACTTATCTAACACTACAGCTAAGAAGGTCGCCTTCGATAAGTAAAGTATATTATATAAACTTTTATTAGTTACCGTTGTTATCATCTTTTTACTAATACTGCATAGCCTAATACAGATACTAGATTATCTACCTACTTAGTAAGTACACACCCTTACTTGTTACTCTTTCGAACTTGCTAGTATATCCTAGTTCTTATGCATTCTCTTAGAGAATACAAGTAGTTATGCACGGTATCAAGTAAAGCTAACACGATGCAGGCAGCAGGCGTGGTGCGGAATGAGCGCGATGGTCGTCGTACCGACTAACGGCTACGCAACGCGGCGGGTACTCGTAGACCGGGTACGTACTCTCTTACTAAGATATCTACGTGTACTAATACATTTCTGGTCTTTAGGTACACTTGATACTATCGAATCGGGTTCATAACGGCGTAAGTAGTATCCCACCCTAAATGGTCCGTGCGCATGTGTTGACATCGGACCTCTTAGGATGAGCAATATCTGGTGCAATGGAGTACCGAAGGATCACCAACATACCCACCACTTAGTTGGCATTCGGTCGCGGAGTTAGTACGATGTCTCGAGCATCTTCAAGACTACCTAGACCGCAGGGACAAGTGAGTTATGAACTAGCACTGAACATGAGCATGCTAACGTTCATATAGTATCAAGGCGTCAACAGATATGCAGATGGAGTCTAGAAAACGAAAGAGTCCAGATGGCGGCGTTGACGACGAACTTCGTTCTTCGCCATTCAGTCGACGATTTCACCAGGACACCCGAATGCAATCTGTATCACGCTCGCCATCTGTGCTGCCGACTTTACCATCTACACCCCCAATCGACAAGTACAACTCTATCTTAGTTGCTAATGAGCACGGGTACATCTTCTGCCGCTACGCATCTGGCAACGATATACCGCAACTTGATGTACGCACGGTGCCAACACCAGACATGACACGGATAGCGCGTCAATCCAGCGTCAACAAGGCACGCACCTATATCCGAAACGAGTACGTTCGAAGACTACAGAAGGTACCAGGAAAGAAGGGTAAGCCCATCCACTTGATCAACCTGGTGGACTCTTCAACACCATCCCTTAGATTCCGGTACATCTCAGAGTATGTCCTCAGCCAGGGCGTCTATCGCGCATCGAAAGACTCCATGGTAGGCTGTATGCAGTGCTCACCGCACATGGGCCGAGATATCGGCTGCGAATATACTAGAAAGTGCGACTGCCTCGAATACGCAGCGGTAGACGAATCGCGTCTTAACGACGCCGAACGAGAAGACTACGACTACGCCCTTGCCACGGGCAGCTCTACAGCCGGCTTCCCGAAGAAATTCCCTTACTTCGCCGCAGGCACTAGAAAAGATCGAACAGGCTGCCTCGTCCCGTTTTACCTAAATTCCCGTCGTCCCATCTACGAATGCAACGAGACCTGCAACTGCGGTCCTAACTGCCGCAATAAGAACGTCCAGTTTGGACGCCAGGTTGAAGTTGAGATTTTTCGCACGAGCGACGGCCGCGGGTGGGGGCTGCGCTGCAGAGAAGATGTACACGAGGGCCAATTCATCGATACCTACCGCGGCGAAGTCATCACCGACGAAGAGGCTACACGGCGCGAAAACGCATCCTCCAAAGCAAAAGCCTCGTATTTATATTCGCTCGACAAGTTTGCCGAATCTGAAAACCTCGACGAGAAGGACTTGTACGTCGTCGACGGCGAGTTCATGGGCGGCCCCACAAAGTTTATCAACCACTCTTGCGAACCGAATTGCAGACAGTACACTGTCAGCTACAATAAGCATGATGCCAAGGTCTACGACATTGCCTTTTTCGCTTGCAGGTTTATTCCAAAGGGTGAAGAGTTAACATTCGATTATCTAGACAAGGATGAGGATGAGCCGATGGATGAGCCGGGTGAGGATGCCATTCCGTGTCTTTGTGGGTCGGCAAAGTGCAGGAAGTGGCTTTGGACGTAGAAGGCAGTTGTCCAAGATGGGTGAAAATAAGTCTGGAAGCATGGTGCACGAATGACAGAGCAGAGAGGTTTGAGTATATATGGGGTTAGGGAGCAGAGTTGACTGTGTATGTTGCATTAGAGACAAGGGCGTTTGGCTGTTCTCTTTTCTCCTTCCCTGTCCACGGCACAATAGTGCTACTTGTATCAAGGAGATGGAGCATTGTATCCACCGATCGAGTTCATAAGGATTGGAGAAATCACAGGTTACTTCACTGAGGTGCCTACTACGATCGATCAAACTATAGGCTTTATCACCTTTTCACATGCAGCTGACTACCGTCCTCAGAACATCACCACAGCAGTTCATGATTATAAATCTGTAAAATATCAATATTAACAATCTTATCGCACATGTCTCTATATATCCAGGGCGAAATATACGCCCAGTTCCCACCTACTTACATACCTGCCTACATGCCACATAGGAAAAGTATAAAATAGAAAAATCTGTTGTCCTTGTGTATATAACAATTTGAAGGCTTTCTGATACGGGAAATAGCGGTCTTGAGCAAATCGGGGTATATATCCTGAACCAACCATTGTTGCGCTAAAGACAGTCCGGTGAACGCAAGCAAAGGAGATGAAGCAAGCATTAGGGGATGACTAAACAACCAGAGAAGAAGCATTCTATCTTGCGTGTAGAGAAAGGACGAAACAAAGCAAAAAGGCCATACAACGAAAAGGACAGGCTGCCCTACACAAGAGCTACATATAAGGAAAGATTCTGCAACAAAGGAAATAATAATCATCGTTCTtatcttttcttctttccaTCTTAGGTAGTTTCTTCCAAATCAATCTAGTGTGGAGAAGTGAGTCTACCGCTGCGACAGTTCCCGGCCAAAGTTGAGCGCCAGGGGCGTCAGTTGGCCGTCATCAACCGTACTCGTGCTCTCGTCGTCGTAGAAGCCTGATTCACTGAAATGCTCCATCTCGGCATCTTGATCGTACGCCTGCTTCCTCATGAGCGGGGGTGTACGCGGCGCCTTACCCAGAGAAGGGAAGCCAGCCTCTGTGGAGGCACGCGACGAGTTTGAGTTAACGCGGTTGACCTGAGGCCGtgaagacgaggaagagagTTCAGAGGAGCGGCGCATGTTGGAGGTTGGCGGGGTCATGAGGCCGGAGAGGAAGGATTGGGCCGAGTGAGGCTGTGCGCGCGCAGGTGTTACATTGCGGGTTTTGTCGGAGTTGTTGTTTCCGGCGAGGGCGGATGTAGCTTCTCCACGACCTTTGCGCCAGTTACCGATGGCGGCAGCGAGCTGAACTGCCTTGGGCGACGCAAAGTTGGAGAGCGAGCTGAGAGTAGGGAAGGATTGTTGTCCACCGGAGATGAGGCGTTCCTTCTCTGACTGCTCCATCTGCAAGTTTGTGCGAATGCGAATGGCAGCATCACGAACAGTCTCGCGGTCAAAAGTGGGCTGCGCGAGAGAGTTGATGAGATCGTTCAGATCGTCGATACGTACACCGAGGAGTTCACGGAGCCAATTGATCTCCGTGTCGCGCTCCTTCAACTTGGCAGGGGCCTCGGTGTCAAGATCCTCTAGTTGGCGCTCAAGAGCCTCGATGCGGCCTTCACGCTCCTGAAGCTGCTCCTGAAGAACACCAATAGACTCGCGGAGTGCTTGAGTCGAGATCTTGTCAGAGCCGCTTGGGCCGAACGTAGCAGTCAAAGGAGACTTCGATGCAGCGGCAACAGCGGCGGTAGCAGCTTCCTTGGCGACCTGGAGCTTCTCCTCCAAGAGTGCAATCTTGTCCTTGAAGTGATCTAGCTTAGAGTCGGCTAGCGCAAGCTTATCGTTATGGAAAGCCTCGGCACGCTCCTTGTCCTCACGGGCGAACTCTAGAGCGCGAGCATGTTCATGCTTGATGTGCTCAAGTTGACGTTCGAAAGTACGCTGTTGCTCGTGAAGGCTGTGCCTCTTGCTCTCCAACGCATCTTGTACGGCTTGCTTCTTGAGGTCTGAAGCTGCCTCCAAGTCGAGTTCGTGCTTCTCCTTGGCTGTGTCGGCATCCAGACGAACTTGATCGAGCTCGGCGCGTACGCGAGCAATCTCACTCTCAAGTTCATGTCGGACAATGTTGACTTGGTTGTTGGCTGCGTCAACATCGGCCTCCATTAATACGCGGGTACGGCGGATC from Pyrenophora tritici-repentis strain M4 chromosome 1, whole genome shotgun sequence encodes the following:
- a CDS encoding protein containing SET domain protein → MVVVPTNGYATRRVLVDRVHLILSNRVHNGDEQYLVQWSTEGSPTYPPLSWHSVAELVRCLEHLQDYLDRRDNIKASTDMQMESRKRKSPDGGVDDELRSSPFSRRFHQDTRMQSVSRSPSVLPTLPSTPPIDKYNSILVANEHGYIFCRYASGNDIPQLDVRTVPTPDMTRIARQSSVNKARTYIRNEYVRRLQKVPGKKGKPIHLINLVDSSTPSLRFRYISEYVLSQGVYRASKDSMVGCMQCSPHMGRDIGCEYTRKCDCLEYAAVDESRLNDAEREDYDYALATGSSTAGFPKKFPYFAAGTRKDRTGCLVPFYLNSRRPIYECNETCNCGPNCRNKNVQFGRQVEVEIFRTSDGRGWGLRCREDVHEGQFIDTYRGEVITDEEATRRENASSKAKASYLYSLDKFAESENLDEKDLYVVDGEFMGGPTKFINHSCEPNCRQYTVSYNKHDAKVYDIAFFACRFIPKGEELTFDYLDKDEDEPMDEPGEDAIPCLCGSAKCRKWLWT